CTTACGTAAATGCTGAGCAATAGCTTCATCTGATACGGTGAGGCCAGCACGGCCATCAACCATAAATAAAACCACATCGGCTTCATCGATAGCAGCTAGAGATTGTTGGGCCATTTTGGTTTCAACACCCTCTTCAGTACCATCGATACCGCCGGTGTCGATCACGATAAACTCATGTTCGCCTAGCTTAGCTTGACCATATTTTCTATCGCGCGTTAAGCCTGGGAAGTCCGCAACCAAGGCATCGCGAGTGCGTGTCAAACGGTTGAATAGAGTAGATTTACCTACATTTGGACGCCCAACAAGCGCAATAACTGGAACCATAACGACCTCAAAAATGAAACTGTTCTATTTAGAATAATAAAAACGGCTCTTGACTTTCATTAGCCAAGAGCCGAATGTGAATCATATCACAGATAATAGTATGTGTTGATAATTAGTGGTTGAATTTCAACCGCAGTTAAACAAAAAGATCCAATGATCTTATTCTTCGATCTTCTTCTTCTCAACACTGCCATCTCGAGTTACGACTAAGTAGCCGTCCTCAAGCTGTAACGGTGCAACTGCAAAGCCACTATCGTCTTCTTGCTGTTGCGAAACAAACTCGCCACTACGGCGATCTAGCCAGTAGAGATAGCCTTCGCTATCACCCACGACAACCTTGTTATCAATAATGGTTGGTGGTGTGAGCAAGCGATATTCTAGCTCTCGGTTTTGCCACAGTTCAGTACCACTGCGCGCATCAACTGCCACGATATAATCTTTGTCTGTCACAAGGTAGATAGTTCGACCATCGGTGGCCATATCTTTTGCCGAAGAGTAGTTGCGCTTCCAAGCCGGTGCACCGGAGCGTAAATCAATCGCAACCAATTGACCATTAACCCCAATGGTATACAGCATTCCACCAATAACCAGTGGTTGCGCATCAGAGTCTACGAGACGGTCAATCTCAGTTGCACCCTTTGGCGTGCCTACCGGTTGCTGCCAGATCATCTGACCACGCTCTACGATAGCTGCGGCCAAACGGCCATTTGCAGTCCCCCAAAATACCCCACCTGAGAGTGCAGTCGGTGAACTGGTACCACGTAGTGTTAGGTTCGGTACCTCGGTACTTACCGTCCACATCTCATTACCCGTTTCTTCATCAAGGGCCACTAATGCCCCCCGTGACGTATGAACCAGCACTAAGTTAGAGTCGGTTTCAGGAACAGATAGAACCTCACCATCTACTTGCACACGCCATTTTTCTTCACCAGTATTCTCATCTAGAGAGATCATCTCTCCGTTTTCGGTACCAATAAATAGCTGTCCATAAGAGGCATTGATTCCTCCAGACAAGCGGGCGGGTACATCTTTTTCTAGATCAACTGACCAGATTTCGTCGCCAGATTCCGGATCTAATGCGACAACATCACCATCTCGGCTTGCGACAAATATCTTGCCATAGGCATAGGTTGGCGTCAGTTTAGAGTAATATTGACCAACGCCGTTACCGACAGAGGTTGACCATTCCTGTGAAGGTGTAAATTCACTCTTCACCACAGGAACCGGTGCCATTACGATAGTATCTTCTTCGCTCGCGCACCCGACGATACCCAGAGCAATACTCGCAATTAGCGCGCGTTTTAGCCACTTTCTGTTTGCCATCTGCTATAACCTTACTTTGCTAAGTCATCAAGCTTAAGCTGAAGAGTTTGGCTTGCATCTTTCGCTTGTTGAGCTTCGGTATAAGCACTATAAGCGCCTTCACTATCACCCTTGCGTAGTAACAAGTCACCTTTAAGCTCAGCCAGACGGCCTTCGTAACCTTCTGCTTTGATTGCAGCTAGTTCAGAAATTGCACCTTCAACATCCCCGGTTTCGGCTTTAACACGAACCGCACGGATCTCAATAACAGGCAGTAAAGCTGAATCTTTGGTATTCGCCTTAGCCCACTCAAGTTGTTCTAATGCAGGCTTATAGTTAGCAGCTGCTATCTGTGCTTGAGCCAATTGCATTGCCGCTAATACTGCATATTCACGGCCAGAGTTGTTATCAATAAAGGTTTGCACATCAGCAGTAGCGTCCAGACCTTTAGTTTGCAAAGTCTGAATCGTTGTATTGTAAGCGTGTGAGGCAGCTTCTTGGTTATCAACCACTGAATCTTGGTAATAACGCCAGCCAAATAAGCCTCCAAGGCCAATAACAGCACCTAAGATTACAGCCTTACCATTTTCCTGCCACCAATCCTTAATGGCTTCAACTTGTTGTTCTTCGCTATCGTATAGTTCCACGACAGTTCCTCTTTATAGTAATTTTTGTAAGTGAGATACGAGCTCGTTCTGTGCGATCGTAGCTTGCTCACCACCTTTAAGGTCTTTCACAACTACGCTGTTTTGCTCAACTTCATTTTCGCCAAGCACTAATGCTACGTGAGCACCAACTTTATCAGCACGCTTAAATTGTTTCTTAAAGTTACCACCACCGAAGTGATTCATAATACGCAGTTCTGGTAGCTGTTCACGCAGTGACTCTGCAAGCTTCATTCCAGCTAATAGTGTGCCTTCACCTGCGGTAACAACATAGGCATCGACAACCGGACGAACCTCATCAAGCTCTAAGGTCTCAAGCATTAATACTAAACGCTCTAGGCCCATCGCAAAGCCAACCGCTTTAGTTGGTTTACCACCGAGTTGCTCAACCAAACCATCATAGCGACCACCGCCACAAACGGTGCCTTGAGCACCTAAGCTTTCGGTAATCCATTCAAATACAGTACGGTTGTAGTAATCAAGACCACGAACTAAGCGCTGATTAACTTGGTATTCGATGCCAGCGGCGTCAAGAAGTTCACATAGACCAGCAAAGTGCTGTTTAGATTCATCATCCAGATAATCTGAAAGACGCGGCGCATCACCAAGGATGGCTTGTACATCTGGATTTTTTGAATCAAGAACACGCAGAGGGTTGGTATGCATGCGGCGCTTGCAGTCTTCATCAAGTACGTCGATAT
Above is a genomic segment from Vibrio gallicus containing:
- the bamB gene encoding outer membrane protein assembly factor BamB, which gives rise to MANRKWLKRALIASIALGIVGCASEEDTIVMAPVPVVKSEFTPSQEWSTSVGNGVGQYYSKLTPTYAYGKIFVASRDGDVVALDPESGDEIWSVDLEKDVPARLSGGINASYGQLFIGTENGEMISLDENTGEEKWRVQVDGEVLSVPETDSNLVLVHTSRGALVALDEETGNEMWTVSTEVPNLTLRGTSSPTALSGGVFWGTANGRLAAAIVERGQMIWQQPVGTPKGATEIDRLVDSDAQPLVIGGMLYTIGVNGQLVAIDLRSGAPAWKRNYSSAKDMATDGRTIYLVTDKDYIVAVDARSGTELWQNRELEYRLLTPPTIIDNKVVVGDSEGYLYWLDRRSGEFVSQQQEDDSGFAVAPLQLEDGYLVVTRDGSVEKKKIEE
- a CDS encoding YfgM family protein yields the protein MELYDSEEQQVEAIKDWWQENGKAVILGAVIGLGGLFGWRYYQDSVVDNQEAASHAYNTTIQTLQTKGLDATADVQTFIDNNSGREYAVLAAMQLAQAQIAAANYKPALEQLEWAKANTKDSALLPVIEIRAVRVKAETGDVEGAISELAAIKAEGYEGRLAELKGDLLLRKGDSEGAYSAYTEAQQAKDASQTLQLKLDDLAK
- the hisS gene encoding histidine--tRNA ligase, which translates into the protein MAKTIQAIRGMNDCLPTQSPLWQKVESTVKRVVSAYGYSEVRMPIVEVTNLFSRAIGEVTDVVEKEMYTFEDRNGESLSLRPEGTAGCVRSGIQNGLLYNQEQRLWYMGPMFRHERPQKGRYRQFHQCGVEVFGIEGPDVDAELIMMTARLWRELGIDKHVRLELNSIGSLDARANYRLALIEFLEQHIDVLDEDCKRRMHTNPLRVLDSKNPDVQAILGDAPRLSDYLDDESKQHFAGLCELLDAAGIEYQVNQRLVRGLDYYNRTVFEWITESLGAQGTVCGGGRYDGLVEQLGGKPTKAVGFAMGLERLVLMLETLELDEVRPVVDAYVVTAGEGTLLAGMKLAESLREQLPELRIMNHFGGGNFKKQFKRADKVGAHVALVLGENEVEQNSVVVKDLKGGEQATIAQNELVSHLQKLL